One Amorphoplanes digitatis genomic window carries:
- a CDS encoding 3-keto-5-aminohexanoate cleavage protein: MHFLDDSLWPETQEKLVITAAPYGPEWEPGDFPEDIPVTMDQQVQAAVDCYNAGATVLHIHVRELNGKGSKRMSMFNELLGRVRDAVPDMILQIGGSISFTPENEGEQAKWLEDEARHLLTTLDPAPDQVTIAINTNQMNIVELMTADDIAGTSFERPALWEAFRNMVVPAEPAWVEEHLRRLRAAGIQPHFQLANVAQLETVERLVRRGFYTGPLNISWVAIGGGFDGPNPYNMMEFIRRVPDGASLTLESIMRAVLPINTMGIAMGLHTRCGNEDTLWGLKGEKMTTVQQVEKLVRIADELGRKVADGKEARDIYKIGEYWDSTDEALARLGFPPNRKPGQLGFTFHS; encoded by the coding sequence ATGCACTTCCTCGACGACTCCCTGTGGCCCGAGACCCAGGAGAAGCTGGTCATCACCGCCGCACCCTACGGACCCGAGTGGGAACCCGGCGACTTCCCCGAGGACATCCCGGTCACCATGGACCAGCAGGTCCAGGCCGCCGTCGACTGCTACAACGCCGGCGCCACCGTCCTGCACATCCACGTCCGCGAGCTGAACGGCAAGGGCTCCAAGCGGATGTCGATGTTCAACGAGCTGCTCGGCCGGGTCCGTGACGCCGTGCCGGACATGATCCTCCAGATCGGCGGGTCGATCTCGTTCACCCCGGAGAACGAGGGCGAGCAGGCCAAGTGGCTGGAGGACGAGGCCCGGCACCTGCTGACCACTCTCGACCCGGCACCGGACCAGGTCACCATCGCCATCAACACCAACCAGATGAACATCGTCGAGCTGATGACCGCCGACGACATCGCCGGCACGTCGTTCGAACGGCCCGCGCTCTGGGAGGCGTTCCGGAACATGGTCGTCCCGGCCGAGCCGGCCTGGGTCGAGGAACACCTGCGGCGGCTGCGGGCCGCCGGGATCCAGCCGCACTTCCAGCTCGCCAACGTCGCGCAGCTGGAGACCGTGGAACGCCTCGTGCGGCGCGGTTTCTACACCGGACCGCTCAACATCAGCTGGGTGGCCATCGGCGGCGGGTTCGACGGCCCGAACCCGTACAACATGATGGAGTTCATCCGCCGCGTGCCCGACGGCGCGTCGCTGACCCTGGAATCGATCATGCGGGCGGTCCTGCCGATCAACACCATGGGCATCGCGATGGGCCTGCACACCCGCTGCGGCAACGAGGACACCCTCTGGGGCCTCAAGGGCGAGAAGATGACCACCGTCCAGCAGGTCGAGAAGCTGGTCCGGATCGCCGACGAGCTGGGCCGCAAGGTCGCCGACGGCAAGGAAGCCCGCGACATCTACAAGATCGGCGAGTACTGGGACAGCACCGACGAGGCCCTCGCACGGCTCGGCTTCCCGCCGAACCGCAAGCCCGGCCAGCTCGGCTTCACGTTCCACTCCTGA
- a CDS encoding TetR/AcrR family transcriptional regulator, producing MARTAEPGRRDSILDAAHAVFARKGYAAAGIADLAGELGIGHGTVYRYFENKRDVASAVLDRALGRIAEVVAADPPDATAGLDEYRAQVWRIGRRLYALFAADPALGRLVFFDLATVDERLREQHREALDRFADYTAAYLRNGQERGFLRGDLDARVTARVVNGMVFEGAAQVARDPTAVALRDAWIRAVVMLMFDGLAQPGPPS from the coding sequence ATGGCCCGAACCGCGGAACCCGGACGCCGGGACTCCATCCTGGACGCCGCGCACGCCGTCTTCGCCCGCAAGGGCTACGCCGCCGCGGGCATCGCCGACCTCGCCGGCGAGCTGGGCATCGGGCACGGCACCGTCTACCGGTACTTCGAGAACAAGCGCGACGTGGCCTCGGCCGTCCTCGACCGGGCGCTGGGGCGCATCGCCGAGGTGGTCGCCGCCGACCCGCCGGACGCCACCGCCGGCCTCGACGAATACCGGGCACAGGTCTGGCGCATCGGGCGCCGGCTCTACGCGCTGTTCGCCGCCGACCCGGCCCTGGGCCGGCTGGTCTTCTTCGACCTGGCGACCGTCGACGAACGGCTGCGCGAGCAGCACCGGGAGGCGCTCGACCGCTTCGCCGACTACACCGCCGCCTACCTGCGCAACGGGCAGGAGCGCGGCTTTCTCCGCGGCGACCTCGACGCGCGCGTGACCGCCCGGGTGGTCAACGGCATGGTCTTCGAGGGCGCCGCCCAGGTGGCCCGCGACCCCACCGCGGTGGCGCTGCGCGACGCCTGGATCCGGGCCGTCGTGATGCTGATGTTCGACGGGCTCGCCCAGCCCGGCCCGCCGTCCTGA
- a CDS encoding TauD/TfdA dioxygenase family protein has translation MTDIIENATRSIEAHPLTVHIGAELRGVNLAEVARDDDLFAELKALLLRHKVLFVRDQDITRAEHVALAERFGRLEDHPVAGSDPDHPGLVRIYKDLDSPAEHYENAYHCDATWREAPPMGCVLRMVEGPPVGGDTIWVNMAEAYRRLPDDVKERIAGLRARHSIEASFGANMPTEQRLALHARFPDAEHPVVRTHPETGEKVLFVNAFTTHFTNYHTPERIRFGFDYTPGGSELLNYLIRQAAVPEFQVRWRWTPNSFAIWDNRSTQHYAVQDYWPAVRKMERAGVIGETTY, from the coding sequence ATGACCGACATCATCGAGAACGCGACGCGCTCCATCGAGGCGCACCCGTTGACGGTCCACATCGGCGCCGAGCTGCGCGGGGTGAACCTGGCCGAGGTCGCCCGCGACGACGACCTGTTCGCCGAGCTCAAGGCGCTGCTGCTGCGGCACAAGGTGCTGTTCGTCCGTGACCAGGACATCACCCGCGCCGAGCACGTGGCCCTCGCCGAACGCTTCGGCCGGCTGGAGGACCACCCGGTCGCGGGCAGCGACCCGGACCACCCCGGCCTGGTGCGTATCTACAAGGACCTGGACAGCCCGGCGGAACACTACGAGAACGCATACCACTGCGACGCGACCTGGCGTGAGGCGCCGCCGATGGGCTGCGTGCTGCGGATGGTCGAGGGTCCACCGGTCGGCGGCGACACCATCTGGGTCAACATGGCCGAGGCCTACCGGCGACTGCCCGACGACGTCAAGGAGCGCATCGCCGGGCTCCGCGCACGGCACAGCATCGAGGCCAGCTTCGGCGCGAACATGCCGACCGAGCAGCGTCTCGCCCTGCACGCCCGGTTCCCGGACGCCGAGCACCCGGTGGTGCGCACTCACCCGGAGACCGGCGAAAAGGTGTTGTTCGTCAACGCCTTCACCACCCACTTCACCAACTACCACACCCCGGAACGGATCCGGTTCGGCTTCGACTACACCCCGGGCGGCAGCGAACTCCTCAACTACCTGATCCGCCAGGCCGCGGTGCCGGAGTTCCAGGTCCGCTGGCGGTGGACCCCCAACAGCTTCGCGATCTGGGACAACCGCAGCACCCAGCACTACGCCGTGCAGGACTACTGGCCCGCCGTTCGCAAGATGGAGCGCGCCGGGGTCATCGGCGAGACCACCTACTGA
- the rraA gene encoding ribonuclease E activity regulator RraA produces MDSTADLFDKYGEQLGSCDTQLRQFGGEAAFHGPAVTVSCFQDNALLKSVLGEPGAGRVLVVDGAGSLHTALMGDLIAGLAVANGWAGVIIHGAVRDVAALRALPIGIKALGSNPRKSTKTGAGERDVVVEFGGCRFTPGAQVFSDDDGIVVLDER; encoded by the coding sequence TTGGACAGCACCGCGGACCTCTTCGACAAGTACGGCGAGCAGCTCGGGTCCTGCGACACCCAGCTGCGCCAGTTCGGTGGCGAGGCCGCGTTCCACGGCCCGGCGGTGACCGTCTCCTGCTTCCAGGACAACGCGCTGCTCAAGTCGGTGCTGGGTGAGCCCGGTGCGGGCCGGGTCCTGGTGGTCGACGGCGCGGGCTCCCTGCACACCGCCCTGATGGGCGACCTCATCGCCGGGCTGGCCGTGGCGAACGGCTGGGCCGGCGTGATCATCCACGGCGCGGTCCGCGACGTCGCCGCGCTGCGCGCGCTGCCGATCGGGATCAAGGCGCTCGGCAGCAACCCGCGCAAGAGCACCAAGACCGGTGCCGGCGAGCGGGACGTGGTCGTCGAGTTCGGCGGCTGCCGGTTCACCCCCGGCGCGCAGGTCTTCAGCGACGACGACGGGATCGTCGTGCTCGACGAACGGTGA
- a CDS encoding quinone oxidoreductase family protein yields the protein MAKAIRFDQPGGPEVMRSETVEVGEPGRGEVRVRHHAVGLNFADTYFRSGLYPAALPAGMGVEAAGVVEAVGPGVIGFQEGDRVTYTGSPLGAYSTERVMSAAPLIKLPDDIGFETAAAMTMRGLTCAYLLRRIAPLAPGDTVLLHAAAGGVGLIFTQWASLLGIDVIGTVSSDEKAAVARAHGCAHTIVYTREDVATRVRELTGGHGVPVVYDSIGATTFHQSLNSLRRRGLLVCFGTASGAVPPIDAMQLAIKGSLFVTRPALADYIADDTERAALAGELFGHVSAGRIKIQINQRYALDDAVQAHRDLEAGRSIGSSVFSL from the coding sequence GTGGCCAAGGCCATCCGCTTCGATCAGCCCGGCGGCCCCGAGGTCATGCGGTCGGAAACGGTCGAGGTGGGTGAACCGGGCCGGGGCGAGGTGCGGGTGCGGCACCACGCCGTCGGGCTGAACTTCGCGGACACGTACTTCCGCAGCGGCCTCTACCCGGCCGCGCTGCCCGCCGGGATGGGCGTCGAGGCGGCGGGTGTCGTCGAGGCGGTCGGGCCCGGGGTCATCGGCTTTCAGGAGGGCGACCGGGTCACGTATACCGGCAGCCCGCTCGGCGCTTACAGCACCGAACGGGTGATGTCGGCGGCGCCGCTGATCAAGCTGCCGGACGACATCGGCTTCGAGACCGCCGCGGCGATGACGATGCGCGGCCTGACCTGCGCGTACCTGCTGCGGCGGATCGCGCCGCTCGCGCCGGGCGACACCGTGCTGCTGCACGCCGCGGCCGGCGGCGTCGGCCTCATCTTCACGCAGTGGGCGAGCCTGCTGGGTATCGACGTGATCGGCACCGTCTCCAGCGACGAGAAGGCGGCGGTCGCCCGCGCTCACGGCTGCGCGCACACCATCGTCTACACCCGCGAGGACGTCGCCACCCGGGTACGCGAGCTGACCGGCGGCCACGGGGTGCCGGTGGTCTACGACAGCATCGGCGCGACGACGTTCCACCAGTCCCTGAACTCGCTGAGGCGCCGCGGGCTGCTCGTCTGCTTCGGCACGGCGTCCGGCGCCGTCCCGCCGATCGACGCGATGCAGCTCGCGATCAAGGGCTCGCTGTTCGTCACCCGGCCGGCGCTGGCCGACTACATCGCCGACGACACCGAGCGCGCCGCCCTGGCGGGCGAGCTCTTCGGCCACGTCTCGGCCGGCCGGATCAAGATCCAGATCAATCAGCGGTACGCGCTCGACGACGCCGTCCAGGCGCACCGCGACCTCGAGGCCGGCCGCAGCATCGGCTCCTCCGTCTTCAGCCTCTGA
- a CDS encoding RBBP9/YdeN family alpha/beta hydrolase, with amino-acid sequence MTSGPGTVIITVPGLRGPVPDHWQTRLAAALPNVRPVPPLGRENPSLDERVAALQETIEATAGPVVIVAHSAGVITTVHWAAGRTAGRVRGALLATPPDLSRPLPAEYPSLSALAGLGWLPIPRQPLPFPSIVAASADDALGDPALVRSLADAWGSEYRELGAVGHLNPASGYGDWPGAEPLIKELDHPEAPR; translated from the coding sequence GTGACCTCCGGCCCGGGCACAGTGATCATCACTGTGCCCGGGCTGCGGGGGCCGGTGCCGGACCACTGGCAGACCCGGCTCGCCGCCGCGCTGCCGAACGTGCGGCCCGTCCCGCCGCTCGGCCGGGAGAACCCGAGCCTCGACGAGCGGGTGGCGGCGCTGCAAGAGACGATCGAGGCGACCGCCGGGCCCGTGGTGATCGTCGCGCACAGCGCCGGCGTGATCACGACCGTCCACTGGGCCGCCGGCCGAACCGCCGGACGGGTACGCGGCGCCCTGCTCGCCACCCCGCCGGACCTGTCGCGACCGCTGCCGGCGGAGTACCCGTCCCTGTCCGCCCTGGCCGGCCTCGGCTGGCTCCCGATACCGCGACAGCCGCTGCCGTTCCCGAGCATCGTCGCCGCCAGCGCCGACGACGCGCTCGGCGACCCGGCCCTGGTCCGGTCCCTTGCCGACGCCTGGGGCAGCGAATACCGCGAGCTCGGCGCCGTCGGCCACCTCAACCCCGCGTCCGGCTACGGCGACTGGCCCGGCGCCGAACCACTGATCAAGGAACTCGACCACCCGGAGGCACCCCGATGA
- a CDS encoding long-chain-fatty-acid--CoA ligase, whose translation MTLNLATLLEDSARRHPDRDAVVLGETRLSYAALDAAAGRVAGLLASRGVRPGDRVALSCPNLPYFPIAYYGILKAGAVVVPLNVLLKGREIAYHLADSAARAYLCFEGTADLPMGAEGFAGFGQTDGCEEFFLITADPAAASPIEGAQTLGRALAGVDGTFESVDTDETDTAVILYTSGTTGQPKGAELTHANLVFNALTCNRLFGGLATEHERHLITLPLFHSFGSTVQMNAGFAVGSTLVLMPRFQADEAVRLLQREKITFFAGVPTMYWGLLGALDGSVDVEEIARNLRVAVSGGASLPVEIIKQVKERFGVQILEGYGLSETSPVATFSDPERDPRPGSIGVPIWGVRVKLIDPEWKTIEGTDEVGEIAIRGHNIMKGYYNRPEATAEVMRDGWFRTGDLARRDGDGFYYIVDRAKDMVIRGGFNVYPREIEEVLLTHPAVSLAAVVGVPHDSLGEEVKAFVIRGGDVTEDELIAWCRENMAAYKYPRLVEFVESLPMTATGKILKRELTDR comes from the coding sequence ATGACCCTGAACCTGGCCACCCTGCTGGAGGACAGCGCCCGCCGGCACCCGGATCGCGACGCGGTCGTGCTCGGCGAGACCCGGCTCTCGTACGCCGCGCTCGACGCGGCCGCCGGCCGGGTGGCCGGGCTGCTGGCGAGCCGGGGCGTCCGGCCGGGCGACCGGGTCGCCCTGTCCTGCCCGAACCTGCCGTACTTCCCGATCGCGTACTACGGCATCCTGAAGGCCGGCGCGGTCGTCGTGCCGCTCAACGTGCTGCTCAAGGGCCGCGAGATCGCCTACCACCTGGCCGACTCCGCGGCCCGGGCGTACCTCTGCTTCGAGGGGACCGCCGACCTGCCGATGGGCGCCGAGGGCTTCGCCGGCTTCGGGCAGACCGACGGGTGCGAGGAGTTCTTCCTCATCACCGCCGACCCGGCCGCCGCCTCGCCGATCGAGGGTGCGCAGACGCTCGGGCGGGCGCTCGCCGGCGTCGACGGCACGTTCGAGTCGGTGGACACCGACGAGACCGACACCGCGGTCATCCTCTACACCAGCGGCACGACGGGGCAGCCGAAGGGCGCCGAACTGACGCACGCCAACCTGGTGTTCAACGCGCTCACCTGCAACCGGCTGTTCGGCGGCCTCGCCACCGAGCACGAGCGGCACCTGATCACGCTGCCGCTGTTCCACTCGTTCGGCTCGACGGTGCAGATGAACGCCGGCTTCGCGGTCGGCTCGACGCTGGTGCTGATGCCGCGGTTCCAGGCGGACGAGGCGGTCCGGCTGCTGCAACGGGAGAAGATCACCTTCTTCGCCGGCGTGCCGACGATGTACTGGGGGCTGCTCGGCGCCCTCGACGGGAGCGTCGACGTCGAGGAGATCGCCCGCAACCTGCGGGTGGCGGTCTCCGGCGGCGCCTCGCTGCCCGTGGAGATCATCAAGCAGGTGAAGGAGCGGTTCGGGGTACAGATCCTCGAGGGGTACGGCCTGTCGGAGACCTCGCCGGTGGCCACGTTCAGCGACCCGGAGCGGGACCCGCGGCCCGGCTCGATCGGCGTACCGATCTGGGGCGTACGGGTGAAGCTGATCGACCCCGAGTGGAAGACGATCGAGGGCACCGACGAGGTCGGCGAGATCGCCATCCGCGGGCACAACATCATGAAGGGCTACTACAACCGGCCGGAGGCGACCGCCGAGGTGATGCGCGACGGCTGGTTCCGCACCGGCGACCTCGCGCGCCGCGACGGCGACGGCTTCTACTACATCGTCGACCGGGCCAAGGACATGGTCATCCGGGGCGGCTTCAACGTGTACCCCCGCGAGATCGAGGAGGTGCTGCTGACGCACCCGGCCGTCTCCCTCGCCGCGGTCGTCGGCGTGCCGCACGACAGCCTCGGCGAGGAGGTCAAGGCGTTCGTCATCCGCGGCGGGGACGTCACCGAGGACGAGCTGATCGCGTGGTGCCGGGAGAACATGGCCGCCTACAAGTACCCGCGCCTCGTCGAGTTCGTCGAGTCGCTGCCGATGACCGCGACCGGCAAGATCCTCAAGCGGGAACTGACCGACCGGTGA
- a CDS encoding MFS transporter gives MFPWVVFALTFGLLLSDYMSRQVLSAVFPFLKEEWGLTDTQLGSLTSIVALAVGVLAVPLSLVGDRWGRVRAIVVMAVVWSLATLGCALAAGYGHLLAARLMIGVGEAAYGSVGLAVVLAVFSARRRASLTGAFMAAGSFGSVLGVALGGLLAVQFGWRWAFAVMGVFGLVLAGLYWVLINERKLAAHRVDDAPGTGPALAARHRRAKLSTLFSTPAVIFAYVGGGLQLFIAGSLFAWLPSYFNRAHDMAPDKAAKVAALFILIMGAGMIVCGMITDRVGRSRPISKWTTAIVFATVTFVFLGAAFAVEPGGAQMLLLAIGCFFAAGTTGPTGAMVARLTHESIRATAFGTLTLFNNVLGLAAGPVITGVLADRLGLATAMRYVPLAAVAAVVLLFLGRRAYPASIRRLELAETTGATDGGPA, from the coding sequence GTGTTTCCGTGGGTCGTCTTCGCGCTCACCTTCGGTTTGCTGCTGTCGGACTACATGTCCCGGCAGGTCCTGTCGGCGGTCTTCCCGTTCCTGAAGGAAGAGTGGGGCCTCACCGACACCCAGCTGGGCAGCCTGACCAGCATCGTCGCCCTGGCCGTCGGCGTACTCGCGGTGCCGCTGTCGCTGGTCGGCGACCGCTGGGGCCGGGTACGGGCGATCGTCGTCATGGCGGTCGTGTGGAGCCTCGCCACGCTGGGCTGCGCGCTCGCCGCCGGCTACGGGCACCTGCTCGCGGCCCGCCTCATGATCGGTGTCGGCGAGGCCGCGTACGGCAGCGTCGGCCTCGCGGTCGTCCTCGCGGTCTTCTCGGCGCGCCGGCGTGCCTCGCTCACCGGCGCGTTCATGGCGGCCGGATCGTTCGGCTCCGTGCTGGGCGTCGCGCTCGGCGGCCTGCTCGCCGTCCAGTTCGGCTGGCGCTGGGCGTTCGCCGTGATGGGCGTCTTCGGCCTCGTGCTCGCCGGCCTCTACTGGGTACTGATCAACGAGCGCAAGCTGGCCGCGCACCGCGTCGACGACGCGCCCGGCACCGGGCCGGCGCTGGCCGCCAGGCACCGGCGGGCCAAGCTGTCCACGCTCTTCTCCACCCCCGCGGTGATCTTCGCGTACGTCGGCGGCGGCCTCCAGCTGTTCATCGCCGGCTCGCTCTTCGCCTGGCTGCCCAGCTACTTCAACCGGGCGCACGACATGGCGCCGGACAAGGCCGCCAAGGTCGCCGCGCTGTTCATTCTGATCATGGGCGCCGGCATGATCGTCTGCGGCATGATCACGGACCGCGTCGGGCGGAGCCGGCCGATCAGCAAGTGGACCACCGCCATCGTCTTCGCCACCGTGACGTTCGTCTTCCTCGGCGCCGCCTTCGCCGTCGAGCCGGGCGGGGCGCAGATGCTGCTGCTCGCCATCGGCTGCTTCTTCGCCGCCGGCACGACCGGGCCCACCGGCGCCATGGTGGCCCGGCTGACCCACGAGTCCATCCGGGCCACCGCGTTCGGCACGCTCACCCTCTTCAACAACGTGCTCGGCCTGGCCGCCGGCCCGGTCATCACGGGCGTGCTCGCCGACCGGCTGGGCCTGGCGACCGCCATGAGGTATGTCCCGCTGGCCGCCGTGGCCGCCGTCGTCCTGCTGTTCCTGGGGCGGCGCGCCTACCCCGCCAGCATCCGGCGGCTCGAGCTCGCCGAGACGACCGGCGCCACGGACGGGGGCCCGGCGTGA